A stretch of Castanea sativa cultivar Marrone di Chiusa Pesio chromosome 2, ASM4071231v1 DNA encodes these proteins:
- the LOC142624364 gene encoding non-specific lipid transfer protein GPI-anchored 5-like isoform X2 — MAYTKMEMGLVLVLVTMLWAGASAQSSCTNVIISMSPCLNYITGNTSTPSSGCCSQLASVVRSQPQCLCQVLNGGSSSLGININQTQALALPGACNVQTPPLSSCNAASPSNSPAGSPTSSDSGSGSKTVPSTEGSTSAGSSFKLSISHLFFLICAATVASTFTAY, encoded by the exons ATGGCTTATACAAAAATGGAGATGGGTCTGGTTCTAGTCTTGGTGACTATGCTCTGGGCAGGAGCGTCGGCTCAGTCGAGTTGTACAAATGTGATCATCAGTATGTCACCATGCCTTAACTACATTACTGGCAACACCTCAACCCCATCTTCAGGCTGCTGCTCACAGCTTGCTAGCGTAGTCCGCTCACAACCACAATGCTTGTGCCAAGTCCTTAACGGAGGTAGCTCCTCATTGGGCATCAACATCAACCAAACTCAGGCTCTAGCCTTGCCTGGTGCTTGTAATGTTCAGACCCCACCTCTCAGTAGCTGTAATG CTGCTTCACCATCCAACTCTCCTGCAGGATCACCAACATCTTCGGATTCAG GAAGTGGATCTAAAACCGTGCCATCAACAGAAGGTAGTACATCAGCTGGAAGTTCCTTCAAGTTGTCAATTTCTCATCTCTTCTTCCTTATATGTGCTGCAACAGTTGCTTCAACCTTCACAGCGTACTGA
- the LOC142624364 gene encoding non-specific lipid transfer protein GPI-anchored 5-like isoform X1 — protein sequence MAYTKMEMGLVLVLVTMLWAGASAQSSCTNVIISMSPCLNYITGNTSTPSSGCCSQLASVVRSQPQCLCQVLNGGSSSLGININQTQALALPGACNVQTPPLSSCNAAASPSNSPAGSPTSSDSGSGSKTVPSTEGSTSAGSSFKLSISHLFFLICAATVASTFTAY from the exons ATGGCTTATACAAAAATGGAGATGGGTCTGGTTCTAGTCTTGGTGACTATGCTCTGGGCAGGAGCGTCGGCTCAGTCGAGTTGTACAAATGTGATCATCAGTATGTCACCATGCCTTAACTACATTACTGGCAACACCTCAACCCCATCTTCAGGCTGCTGCTCACAGCTTGCTAGCGTAGTCCGCTCACAACCACAATGCTTGTGCCAAGTCCTTAACGGAGGTAGCTCCTCATTGGGCATCAACATCAACCAAACTCAGGCTCTAGCCTTGCCTGGTGCTTGTAATGTTCAGACCCCACCTCTCAGTAGCTGTAATG CAGCTGCTTCACCATCCAACTCTCCTGCAGGATCACCAACATCTTCGGATTCAG GAAGTGGATCTAAAACCGTGCCATCAACAGAAGGTAGTACATCAGCTGGAAGTTCCTTCAAGTTGTCAATTTCTCATCTCTTCTTCCTTATATGTGCTGCAACAGTTGCTTCAACCTTCACAGCGTACTGA
- the LOC142625934 gene encoding non-specific lipid transfer protein GPI-anchored 15-like, whose protein sequence is MAIGGIDMGLALILVSMLWARAAAQSGCTSVLIGMAPCLNYVSGSSSTPSASCCSQLSSVVQSQPQCLCTVLNGGGASLGVTINQTLALELPAACNVQTPPVSQCNAANGPATSPVGSPEGSPSDASTSSSTSGAGSKTVPSTSASFSNGAIIEMPLQLIFLFIFVAAYGSTCVSF, encoded by the exons ATGGCCATAGGAGGGATTGATATGGGTCTAGCCTTGATCCTAGTGAGCATGCTTTGGGCAAGAGCCGCTGCTCAATCAGGTTGCACCAGTGTGCTTATTGGCATGGCTCCATGCCTTAACTATGTCAGTGGGAGCTCCTCAACCCCATCTGCTTCATGTTGCTCACAACTTTCTAGTGTTGTACAATCACAGCCACAATGCCTTTGCACAGTACTTAATGGTGGTGGTGCATCACTGGGTGTTACAATCAATCAAACACTTGCTCTTGAGCTCCCAGCTGCCTGTAATGTGCAAACTCCACCTGTCAGCCAGTGCAATG CTGCTAATGGACCCGCAACATCACCAGTTGGTTCACCAGAAGGCTCACCTAGTGACGCTTCAACTAGCTCATCAACATCAG GAGCTGGATCTAAAACAGTTCCATCGACTAGTGCAAGCTTTTCTAATGGTGCTATCATAGAGATGCCCCTTCAGCTCATCTTCCTGTTCATCTTCGTGGCTGCATATGGTTCAACTTGTGTCAGCTTCTGA
- the LOC142624010 gene encoding non-specific lipid transfer protein GPI-anchored 5-like isoform X2, whose amino-acid sequence MAYTKMEMGLVLVLVTMLWAGAWAQSSCTNVIISMSPCLNYITGNTSTPSSGCCSQLASVVRSQPQCLCQVLNGGSSSLGININQTQALALPGACNVQTPPLSSCNAASPSNSPAGSPTSSDSGSGSKTVPSTEGSTSAGSSIKLSISHLFFLICGATVASTFTTY is encoded by the exons ATGGCTTATACAAAAATGGAGATGGGTCTGGTTCTAGTCTTGGTGACTATGCTCTGGGCAGGAGCTTGGGCTCAGTCGAGTTGTACAAATGTGATCATCAGTATGTCACCGTGCCTAAACTACATTACTGGCAACACCTCAACCCCATCTTCAGGCTGCTGCTCACAGCTTGCTAGTGTAGTCCGCTCACAACCACAATGCTTGTGCCAAGTCCTTAATGGAGGTAGCTCCTCATTGGGGATCAACATCAACCAAACTCAGGCTCTAGCCTTGCCTGGTGCTTGTAATGTTCAGACCCCACCTCTCAGTAGCTGTAATG CTGCTTCACCATCCAACTCTCCTGCAGGATCACCAACATCTTCGGATTCAG GAAGTGGATCTAAAACCGTGCCATCAACAGAAGGTAGTACATCGGCTGGAAGTTCAATCAAGTTGTCGATTTCTCATCTCTTCTTCCTTATATGTGGTGCAACAGTTGCTTCAACCTTCACAACGTACTGA
- the LOC142624362 gene encoding TMV resistance protein N-like isoform X1 has protein sequence MASISTQKGSSSLSFSSSTPQWKYHVFLSFRGEDIRNGFTNHLYAALKQKGIVTFRDEEKLERGKSISLELLEAIEKSEFAIVILSRNYASSTWCLDELAKIIECMKKIGTTVWPIFYDVDPSNVCKQMGSFAQAFATHEEHFKDNIEKVQTWRATLKEVANLKGWHLQDRSESKFIQNIVGELWHKLSYAFLEDTKDLVGIESRVKKLESCLAMEFNDIRIVGVWGMGGIGKTTLARVVSHMVAKKYEGYCFLANVREVCEKDGVVPLQQQLISQLLNVRMNIQDVDEGVFVIKNRFRHKRILLVIDDVNQLDQLKKLAGKRNWFGLGSRVIITTRDKHLLHILGVDEMYEIEGLDDDEALHLLSLKAFHKDHPPKDYLELSRDVVKYTKGLPLAIEILGSFLFSRSLNQWKSTLNRLTEYPEREILQVLKISYDGLHEIEKKIFLYIACFFNHWGKDSVVEKIDYLGLHPDVRLGVLVDKSLIKMSDTKVWMHDLLKEMGRKIVLEESPEDPGRRSSLWSFEDINNVLTKNTGTGAIQAIVLELLKLKEADWNPESFSKMHHLKLLIIHNVQLLHEPKHLPNGLRFLDWSGYRSKSLPLNFQPNELIELHMCSSYIERLWKGAKSFESLQIIQMNKSSNLIETPDFTKVPNLEKLVLEDCINLLRLHPSIGVHKKLTLLNLKGCKNLKTLPNKFEIESLKILILSGCSKVRKIPEFEENMQRVLKLYLDETAITRLPTSIGHLTGLALLNMKDCKSLTCLPNTIFNLKFLKDVNIFGCTKLGRLPENLGNAESIEKLDLSKTAIRQVPSSISLLKNLKVLSFYGCKGLSSSNNSWYELLPFYFMPRSPDSVGLSSLSSLRSLTRLNLRGCNLKAIPIDIGSLFCLEKMDLSENSFVCLPESISQLCKLRIFWFLNCKSLRSLPKFPSNIVNIGGDDCTSLETIPDLLKPNYLCEAELILTNCRRLANNQGVIDTFFAVIRKHLQGLSLDNRYDIQHFNWLYVIILPGSVIPKWFSHQSVGAEVTITIPSCYLCDELMGIAVCVVFCSLPHHQIDEKISLQCLLMVNGKEMSSSPLTTVYFTLSDHIWLLYVLPQYFMDEEDDLALLKECEANEFNQFGIKIVANSALDVKECGFRMVYKKDMEDPYQTMAQSSNTSIIPYEDLGVLHHNFDNSVVVADGNKAKRTRDDYDGVGPSGDGSSNDVPHPKRIERLAEFNKHGNSDCAESSEYKD, from the exons ATGGCTTCCATAAGCACTCAAAAAGGCTCATCCTCCttgtcattttcttcttcaacaccACAATGGAAATATCATGTCTTTCTTAGTTTTAGAGGTGAGGATATCCGCAATGGTTTTACAAACCATCTCTATGCTGCCTTGAAACAGAAGGGCATTGTCACTTTTAGAGATGAGGAAAAACTTGAGAGGGGTAAATCCATTTCACTAGAGCTCTTGGAAGCAATAGAAAAATCCGAGTTTGCAATTGTCATTCTTTCAAGAAACTATGCATCTTCTACGTGGTGCTTGGATGAACTTGCAAAAATCATTGAATGCATGAAAAAGATAGGAACAACAGTTTGGCCAATTTTTTATGATGTGGATCCATCTAATGTGTGTAAACAAATGGGAAGTTTTGCCCAAGCCTTTGCAACGCATGAGGAGCATTTTAAGGATAACATAGAGAAGGTGCAAACCTGGAGAGCTACTTTAAAAGAAGTGGCCAATCTTAAAGGGTGGCATTTACAGGATAG GTCTGAGtcaaaatttatccaaaatattGTGGGAGAGTTATGGCATAAATTGAGTTATGCGTTCTTAGAAGATACCAAAGACCTTGTTGGAATAGAATCTCGAGTGAAGAAATTGGAGTCATGTTTGGCTATGGAGTTTAACGATATTCGCATTGTAGGGGTTTGGGGGATGGGAGGAATTGGTAAAACAACCCTCGCTAGAGTTGTTTCTCATATGGTTGCTAAGAAATATGAAGGCTATTGTTTTCTTGCTAATGTTAGGGAGGTTTGTGAAAAAGATGGGGTAGTTCCATTACAACAACAGCTTATTAGTCAACTTTTAAATGTAAGAATGAATATACAAGATGTTGATGAGGGGGTGTTCGTGATCAAGAATCGATTCCGTCATAAAAGAATTCTTCTTGTTATTGACGATGTAAATCAATTAGACCAGTTAAAAAAGTTAGCTGGGAAGCGTAACTGGTTTGGTTTAGGTAGTAGAGTTATCATAACAACGAGGGACAAGCATTTACTACATATACTTGGAGTAGATGAAATGTATGAAATTGAAGGATTGGATGATGATGAAGCTCTTCATCTTTTGAGTTTGAAAGCTTTTCATAAAGACCATCCTCCCAAAGATTATCTAGAGTTATCTAGAGATGTTGTAAAATATACTAAAGGTCTTCCTCTGGCTATTGAGATTTTAGGCTCCTTTTTGTTTAGTAGAAGCCTTAATCAATGGAAAAGTACATTAAATAGGCTTACAGAATATCCAGAACGTGAAATTCTCCAAGTACTTAAAATAAGTTATGATGGATTAcatgaaatagagaaaaaaatattcctATATATTGCGTGTTTCTTTAATCATTGGGGCAAAGATAGTGTAGTAGAAAAAATAGATTATCTTGGCCTTCACCCTGATGTTAGATTAGGGGTTCTTGTTGACAAATCTCTCATAAAGATGAGTGACACTAAAGTGTGGATGCATGATTTACTAAAAGAAATGGGCAGGAAAATAGTTCTTGAAGAGAGCCCTGAAGATCCTGGAAGGCGGAGCAGTCTATGGTCATTTGAGGATATTAACAATGTTCTAACAAAAAATACG GGAACAGGAGCAATTCAAGCCATAGTCCTAGAGTTGCTTAAATTGAAAGAGGCAGATTGGAATCCTGAATCTTTTTCAAAGATGCATCATCTTAAATTACTCATAATTCATAATGTTCAACTTCTCCATGAACCCAAACATCTTCCTAATGGCTTAAGATTTCTTGATTGGAGTGGATACCGTTCGAAGTCTTTGCCATTAAATTTCCAACCAAACGAGCTTATTGAACTTCACATGTGCAGTAGCTACATTGAACGGCTTTGGAAAGGAGCAAAG TCTTTTGAGAGTTTGCAAATCATCCAAATGAACAAGTCTTCAAATCTTATTGAAACCCCTGATTTCACCAAAGTCCCAAATCTTGAGAAATTGGTCCTAGaagattgtataaatttacttagGTTGCACCCATCAATTGGAGTTCATAAAAAGCTTACTCTTCTCAATTTAAAAGGCTGCAAAAACCTAAAAACTCTTCCGAACAAGTTTGAAATTGAGTCTCTGAAGATTCTTATTCTTTCTGGTTGCTCAAAAGTAAGGAAAATCCCAGAATTCGAAGAAAATATGCAACGTGTATTGAAGCTTTACTTGGATGAAACTGCTATTACTAGACTGCCCACATCAATTGGGCATTTAACTGGCCTTGCTTTATTGAATATGAAAGATTGCAAAAGTCTTACGTGTCTACCAAATaccatttttaatttgaaatttcttaaaGATGTGAATATTTTTGGATGCACAAAATTGGGGAGACTGCCAGAGAATTTGGGGAATGCAGAAAGTATAGAGAAGCTTGATCTGAGTAAAACTGCTATAAGACAGGTGCCTTCTTCCATTAGTCTTCTAAAAAATCTTAAAGTGCTATCTTTCTATGGATGCAAGGGGTTGTCATCATCTAATAATTCATGGTATGAGCTcctccctttttattttatgccaAGAAGCCCAGATTCAGTGGGATTGTCCTCTTTATCGAGTTTGCGTTCTTTGACCAGATTGAATCTTAGAGGTTGCAATCTCAAGGCAATCCCCATTGATATTGGTAGTTTATTCTGTTTAGAAAAGATGGATCTAAGTGAGAATAGTTTTGTTTGTCTTCCTGAAAGCATCAGTCAACTATGTAAGTTGAGAATATTTTGGTTCTTGAATTGCAAAAGTCTTCGATCATTGCCAAAGTTTCCATCAAATATTGTTAATATTGGGGGAGATGATTGTACCTCACTGGAAACGATACCAGATTTACTAAAACCTAATTATTTATGTGAGGCAGAGCTTATTCTTACAAATTGCCGTAGACTGGCTAATAATCAAGGTGTAATTGACACGTTTTTTGCCGTGATAAGAAAGCACcttcag GGACTTTCTCTTGACAATAGATATGACATTCAACATTTTAATTGGCTATATGTAATCATTCTTCCTGGAAGTGTAATTCCGAAGTGGTTTAGCCATCAAAGTGTGGGGGCTGAAGTGACTATAACAATACCTTCTTGTTATTTGTGTGACGAGTTGATGGGAATTGCTGTTTGCGTTGTATTTTGTTCACTTCCACATCACCAAATTGATGAGAAAATTTCACTTCAATGTTTGTTGATGGTTAATGGAAAAGAAATGTCTTCTTCACCACTTACAACTGTATATTTTACTTTATCAGATCATATTTGGCTACTTTATGTGCTTCCTCAATACTTCATGGATGAGGAGGACGACTTAGCATTACTGAAGGAATGTGAAGCAAATGAATTTAATCAATTTGGTATTAAAATTGTAGCCAATTCAGCCTTGGACGTGAAGGAATGCGGTTTCCGTATGGTATACAAGAAAGACATGGAAGATCCCTACCAAACTATGGCTCAAAGCAGCAACACCAGCATCATTCCTTATGAGGACTTAGGTGTTCTCCATCATAATTTCGACAATTCGGTAGTGGTAGCAGACGGCAACAAAGCAAAGCGAACCCGTGATGATTATGATGGGGTTGGACCTAGTGGAGACGGAAGCTCTAATGATGTGCCACACCCAAAAAGGATTGAAAGACTCGCAGAATTTAACAAACATGGTAACTCTGATTGTGCGGAGTCAAGTGAGTACAAGGATTGA
- the LOC142624362 gene encoding disease resistance protein Roq1-like isoform X2, translated as MASISTQKGSSSLSFSSSTPQWKYHVFLSFRGEDIRNGFTNHLYAALKQKGIVTFRDEEKLERGKSISLELLEAIEKSEFAIVILSRNYASSTWCLDELAKIIECMKKIGTTVWPIFYDVDPSNVCKQMGSFAQAFATHEEHFKDNIEKVQTWRATLKEVANLKGWHLQDRSESKFIQNIVGELWHKLSYAFLEDTKDLVGIESRVKKLESCLAMEFNDIRIVGVWGMGGIGKTTLARVVSHMVAKKYEGYCFLANVREVCEKDGVVPLQQQLISQLLNVRMNIQDVDEGVFVIKNRFRHKRILLVIDDVNQLDQLKKLAGKRNWFGLGSRVIITTRDKHLLHILGVDEMYEIEGLDDDEALHLLSLKAFHKDHPPKDYLELSRDVVKYTKGLPLAIEILGSFLFSRSLNQWKSTLNRLTEYPEREILQVLKISYDGLHEIEKKIFLYIACFFNHWGKDSVVEKIDYLGLHPDVRLGVLVDKSLIKMSDTKVWMHDLLKEMGRKIVLEESPEDPGRRSSLWSFEDINNVLTKNTGTGAIQAIVLELLKLKEADWNPESFSKMHHLKLLIIHNVQLLHEPKHLPNGLRFLDWSGYRSKSLPLNFQPNELIELHMCSSYIERLWKGAKSFESLQIIQMNKSSNLIETPDFTKVPNLEKLVLEDCINLLRLHPSIGVHKKLTLLNLKGCKNLKTLPNKFEIESLKILILSGCSKVRKIPEFEENMQRVLKLYLDETAITRLPTSIGHLTGLALLNMKDCKSLTCLPNTIFNLKFLKDVNIFGCTKLGRLPENLGNAESIEKLDLSKTAIRQVPSSISLLKNLKVLSFYGCKGLSSSNNSWYELLPFYFMPRSPDSVGLSSLSSLRSLTRLNLRGCNLKAIPIDIGSLFCLEKMDLSENSFVCLPESISQLCKLRIFWFLNCKSLRSLPKFPSNIVNIGGDDCTSLETIPDLLKPNYLCEAELILTNCRRLANNQGVIDTFFAVIRKHLQGLSLDNRYDIQHFNWLYVIILPGSVIPKWFSHQSVGAEVTITIPSCYLCDELMGIAVCVVFCSLPHHQIDEKISLQCLLMVNGKEMSSSPLTTPIQPWT; from the exons ATGGCTTCCATAAGCACTCAAAAAGGCTCATCCTCCttgtcattttcttcttcaacaccACAATGGAAATATCATGTCTTTCTTAGTTTTAGAGGTGAGGATATCCGCAATGGTTTTACAAACCATCTCTATGCTGCCTTGAAACAGAAGGGCATTGTCACTTTTAGAGATGAGGAAAAACTTGAGAGGGGTAAATCCATTTCACTAGAGCTCTTGGAAGCAATAGAAAAATCCGAGTTTGCAATTGTCATTCTTTCAAGAAACTATGCATCTTCTACGTGGTGCTTGGATGAACTTGCAAAAATCATTGAATGCATGAAAAAGATAGGAACAACAGTTTGGCCAATTTTTTATGATGTGGATCCATCTAATGTGTGTAAACAAATGGGAAGTTTTGCCCAAGCCTTTGCAACGCATGAGGAGCATTTTAAGGATAACATAGAGAAGGTGCAAACCTGGAGAGCTACTTTAAAAGAAGTGGCCAATCTTAAAGGGTGGCATTTACAGGATAG GTCTGAGtcaaaatttatccaaaatattGTGGGAGAGTTATGGCATAAATTGAGTTATGCGTTCTTAGAAGATACCAAAGACCTTGTTGGAATAGAATCTCGAGTGAAGAAATTGGAGTCATGTTTGGCTATGGAGTTTAACGATATTCGCATTGTAGGGGTTTGGGGGATGGGAGGAATTGGTAAAACAACCCTCGCTAGAGTTGTTTCTCATATGGTTGCTAAGAAATATGAAGGCTATTGTTTTCTTGCTAATGTTAGGGAGGTTTGTGAAAAAGATGGGGTAGTTCCATTACAACAACAGCTTATTAGTCAACTTTTAAATGTAAGAATGAATATACAAGATGTTGATGAGGGGGTGTTCGTGATCAAGAATCGATTCCGTCATAAAAGAATTCTTCTTGTTATTGACGATGTAAATCAATTAGACCAGTTAAAAAAGTTAGCTGGGAAGCGTAACTGGTTTGGTTTAGGTAGTAGAGTTATCATAACAACGAGGGACAAGCATTTACTACATATACTTGGAGTAGATGAAATGTATGAAATTGAAGGATTGGATGATGATGAAGCTCTTCATCTTTTGAGTTTGAAAGCTTTTCATAAAGACCATCCTCCCAAAGATTATCTAGAGTTATCTAGAGATGTTGTAAAATATACTAAAGGTCTTCCTCTGGCTATTGAGATTTTAGGCTCCTTTTTGTTTAGTAGAAGCCTTAATCAATGGAAAAGTACATTAAATAGGCTTACAGAATATCCAGAACGTGAAATTCTCCAAGTACTTAAAATAAGTTATGATGGATTAcatgaaatagagaaaaaaatattcctATATATTGCGTGTTTCTTTAATCATTGGGGCAAAGATAGTGTAGTAGAAAAAATAGATTATCTTGGCCTTCACCCTGATGTTAGATTAGGGGTTCTTGTTGACAAATCTCTCATAAAGATGAGTGACACTAAAGTGTGGATGCATGATTTACTAAAAGAAATGGGCAGGAAAATAGTTCTTGAAGAGAGCCCTGAAGATCCTGGAAGGCGGAGCAGTCTATGGTCATTTGAGGATATTAACAATGTTCTAACAAAAAATACG GGAACAGGAGCAATTCAAGCCATAGTCCTAGAGTTGCTTAAATTGAAAGAGGCAGATTGGAATCCTGAATCTTTTTCAAAGATGCATCATCTTAAATTACTCATAATTCATAATGTTCAACTTCTCCATGAACCCAAACATCTTCCTAATGGCTTAAGATTTCTTGATTGGAGTGGATACCGTTCGAAGTCTTTGCCATTAAATTTCCAACCAAACGAGCTTATTGAACTTCACATGTGCAGTAGCTACATTGAACGGCTTTGGAAAGGAGCAAAG TCTTTTGAGAGTTTGCAAATCATCCAAATGAACAAGTCTTCAAATCTTATTGAAACCCCTGATTTCACCAAAGTCCCAAATCTTGAGAAATTGGTCCTAGaagattgtataaatttacttagGTTGCACCCATCAATTGGAGTTCATAAAAAGCTTACTCTTCTCAATTTAAAAGGCTGCAAAAACCTAAAAACTCTTCCGAACAAGTTTGAAATTGAGTCTCTGAAGATTCTTATTCTTTCTGGTTGCTCAAAAGTAAGGAAAATCCCAGAATTCGAAGAAAATATGCAACGTGTATTGAAGCTTTACTTGGATGAAACTGCTATTACTAGACTGCCCACATCAATTGGGCATTTAACTGGCCTTGCTTTATTGAATATGAAAGATTGCAAAAGTCTTACGTGTCTACCAAATaccatttttaatttgaaatttcttaaaGATGTGAATATTTTTGGATGCACAAAATTGGGGAGACTGCCAGAGAATTTGGGGAATGCAGAAAGTATAGAGAAGCTTGATCTGAGTAAAACTGCTATAAGACAGGTGCCTTCTTCCATTAGTCTTCTAAAAAATCTTAAAGTGCTATCTTTCTATGGATGCAAGGGGTTGTCATCATCTAATAATTCATGGTATGAGCTcctccctttttattttatgccaAGAAGCCCAGATTCAGTGGGATTGTCCTCTTTATCGAGTTTGCGTTCTTTGACCAGATTGAATCTTAGAGGTTGCAATCTCAAGGCAATCCCCATTGATATTGGTAGTTTATTCTGTTTAGAAAAGATGGATCTAAGTGAGAATAGTTTTGTTTGTCTTCCTGAAAGCATCAGTCAACTATGTAAGTTGAGAATATTTTGGTTCTTGAATTGCAAAAGTCTTCGATCATTGCCAAAGTTTCCATCAAATATTGTTAATATTGGGGGAGATGATTGTACCTCACTGGAAACGATACCAGATTTACTAAAACCTAATTATTTATGTGAGGCAGAGCTTATTCTTACAAATTGCCGTAGACTGGCTAATAATCAAGGTGTAATTGACACGTTTTTTGCCGTGATAAGAAAGCACcttcag GGACTTTCTCTTGACAATAGATATGACATTCAACATTTTAATTGGCTATATGTAATCATTCTTCCTGGAAGTGTAATTCCGAAGTGGTTTAGCCATCAAAGTGTGGGGGCTGAAGTGACTATAACAATACCTTCTTGTTATTTGTGTGACGAGTTGATGGGAATTGCTGTTTGCGTTGTATTTTGTTCACTTCCACATCACCAAATTGATGAGAAAATTTCACTTCAATGTTTGTTGATGGTTAATGGAAAAGAAATGTCTTCTTCACCACTTACAACT CCAATTCAGCCTTGGACGTGA
- the LOC142624010 gene encoding non-specific lipid transfer protein GPI-anchored 5-like isoform X1, with the protein MAYTKMEMGLVLVLVTMLWAGAWAQSSCTNVIISMSPCLNYITGNTSTPSSGCCSQLASVVRSQPQCLCQVLNGGSSSLGININQTQALALPGACNVQTPPLSSCNAAASPSNSPAGSPTSSDSGSGSKTVPSTEGSTSAGSSIKLSISHLFFLICGATVASTFTTY; encoded by the exons ATGGCTTATACAAAAATGGAGATGGGTCTGGTTCTAGTCTTGGTGACTATGCTCTGGGCAGGAGCTTGGGCTCAGTCGAGTTGTACAAATGTGATCATCAGTATGTCACCGTGCCTAAACTACATTACTGGCAACACCTCAACCCCATCTTCAGGCTGCTGCTCACAGCTTGCTAGTGTAGTCCGCTCACAACCACAATGCTTGTGCCAAGTCCTTAATGGAGGTAGCTCCTCATTGGGGATCAACATCAACCAAACTCAGGCTCTAGCCTTGCCTGGTGCTTGTAATGTTCAGACCCCACCTCTCAGTAGCTGTAATG CAGCTGCTTCACCATCCAACTCTCCTGCAGGATCACCAACATCTTCGGATTCAG GAAGTGGATCTAAAACCGTGCCATCAACAGAAGGTAGTACATCGGCTGGAAGTTCAATCAAGTTGTCGATTTCTCATCTCTTCTTCCTTATATGTGGTGCAACAGTTGCTTCAACCTTCACAACGTACTGA